The proteins below come from a single Microtus ochrogaster isolate Prairie Vole_2 chromosome 22, MicOch1.0, whole genome shotgun sequence genomic window:
- the Gdpgp1 gene encoding GDP-D-glucose phosphorylase 1 — translation MAAPDGSQDSQEASYLLLPNPEDWEEQGIPDFVYGQKDLVGKGIQWPGNAGLTLDSLPRSRFDSALCSAWRQRVELGLFRYRLEDLQTQILPGSVGFVAQLNVERGVQRRPPQNIQSVRQEFDPEQFNFNKIRPGEVLFRLRQREPEGPKQEDILVLINVSPLEWGHVLLVPEPALGLPQRLLPGTLRAGLEAVLLSLHPGFRVGFNSLGGLASVNHLHLHGYYLAHPLPVEGAPSTPLDPKGYIHLLQALPAPGFLFYTSGPGPDMEGLIRRVCRATDYLSNHEIAHNLFVTRGAPPGPASSSAGLTGLRVILWARKSSFGIKESGAFNVALCELAGHLPVKTSQDFGSLTEAAAVALIQDCLLPQARVEEVQAALVALMAQEEL, via the coding sequence ATGGCTGCTCCAGATGGTTCACAGGATTCACAGGAAGCTTCCTATCTGCTCCTTCCGAACCCTGAGGACTGGGAGGAGCAAGGCATCCCGGACTTTGTCTATGGACAGAAAGACCTCGTCGGGAAGGGAATCCAGTGGCCAGGGAATGCAGGCCTCACCCTGGACTCACTACCACGGTCCCGCTTTGACTCTGCCCTCTGTTCTGCATGGAGGCAGCGAGTGGAGCTGGGCCTCTTTCGATACCGCCTGGAAGATCTGCAGACCCAAATCCTCCCTGGCTCCGTGGGCTTTGTAGCTCAGCTGAATGTAGAGCGAGGAGTACAGAGGAGGCCACCCCAGAATATCCAAAGTGTGAGGCAGGAGTTTGACCCCGAACAGTTTAACTTCAATAAAATCCGACCTGGAGAAGTCCTCTTCCGTTTGCGACAACGGGAGCCCGAGGGCCCAAAGCAAGAGGACATCCTTGTGCTGATCAATGTCAGTCCCCTGGAGTGGGGGCACGTGCTGCTGGTGCCTGAGCCTGCTCTTGGGCTCCCCCAGCGTCTGCTGCCTGGAACACTGCGGGCGGGGCTTGAAGCTGTGCTACTGAGTTTGCACCCAGGCTTCCGGGTCGGCTTCAACAGCCTGGGAGGTTTGGCCTCCGTGAACCATCTCCACCTGCATGGATACTACCTGGCCCACCCACTGCCTGTGGAGGGCGCCCCAAGCACACCTCTAGACCCAAAGGGCTATATCCATCTGCTGCAGGCCCTCCCAGCCCCTGGCTTCCTCTTCTACACTAGTGGGCCAGGGCCTGACATGGAAGGCTTAATTCGCAGGGTATGCCGGGCCACTGACTATCTGAGTAACCATGAGATTGCACATAATTTATTTGTGACCCGGGGTGCTCCACCCGGGCCGGCATCATCTTCCGCAGGCCTCACTGGGCTCCGAGTCATTCTGTGGGCCCGTAAGTCCAGCTTTGGAATCAAGGAAAGCGGGGCTTTCAATGTTGCACTCTGTGAGCTGGCAGGCCACCTACCTGTTAAGACATCCCAGGACTTTGGCAGCTTGACAGAGGCAGCTGCAGTGGCCCTCATTCAGGACTGTCTGCTGCCCCAAGCTCGGGTGGAAGAGGTGCAGGCAGCGCTGGTGGCCCTAATGGCCCAGGAAGAGCTGTGA
- the Cib1 gene encoding calcium and integrin-binding protein 1 yields MGGSGSRLSKELLAEYQDLTFLTKQEILLAHRRFCELLPPEHRSVEESLHTRVSFEQILSLPELKANPFKERICMVFSTSPNRDSLSFEDFLDLLSVFSDTATPDIKSHYAFRIFDFDDDGTLDREDLSRLVNCLTGEGEDTRLTASEMKQLIDNILEESDIDRDGTINLSEFQHVISRSPDFASSFKIVL; encoded by the exons ATGGGAGGCTCGGGCAGTCGCCTGTCCAAGGAGCTGCTGGCCGAGTACCAG GACCTGACGTTCCTGACCAAGCAGGAGATCCTTCT AGCCCACAGGCGGTTTTGTGAGTTGCTTCCCCCGGAGCATCGGAGCGTGGAAGAGTCACTGCACACCCGAGTGTCATTCGAGCAGATTCTCAGCCTTCCAGAGCTCAAG GCCAACCCCTTCAAGGAGCGAATCTGCATGGTCTTCTCGACGTCCCCGAACAGAGACAGCCTGAGCTTCGAGGACTTCCTGGACCTCCTGAGTGTCTTCAGTGACACAGCAACCCCAGACATCAAGTCCCACTATGCCTTCCGCATCTTTG ACTTTGATGACGATGGAACCCTGGACAGAGAGGACCTGAGTCGGCTTGTGAACTGCCTCACAGGAGAGGGCGAGGACACACGGCTCACTGCTTCTGAGATGAAGCAGCTCATTGATAAT ATCCTGGAAGAGTCGGATATCGACAGGGATGGGACCATCAATCTCTCGGAGTTCCAGCATGTCATTTCCCGCTCACCAGACTTTGCCAG TTCCTTTAAGATAGTCCTGTGA